The Nothobranchius furzeri strain GRZ-AD chromosome 6, NfurGRZ-RIMD1, whole genome shotgun sequence genome includes a region encoding these proteins:
- the kdm2bb gene encoding lysine (K)-specific demethylase 2Bb isoform X5, with the protein MDVSTQKGSEMSMAQFVRYYETPEEERDKLFNVISLEFSHTKLENLIKRPTVMDQVDWVDNMWPPDLKKSQTESTNIISEMKYPKVQRYCLMSVKGCYTDFHIDFGGTSVWYHVFKGQKVFWLVPPTTLNLALYEDWVLSGKQSDVFLGDRADGCQRVELKQGYTFFIPSGWIHAVYTPADTLVFGGNILHSFNIPMQFTIHEIENRTKVHSKFRFPFYYEMCWYVLERYLHCLTKRSYFNQEIQKESLDYEARVKTECPSPDSRSQDTNEDSWGAQIRNEQGEKAERVSEDDSPENVKGPLLKAVLCVDSEDSCNPNSVSLDFPKTPLDSPASELQGKWTHLTQYELMGLRTLVEKLESLPENKKCVPVGIENPQGLLEDIKAVLKDHAEDDPQLAITGVPVVFWSKKTIEPRPPNRPKPKMAALPASAVKLSASRGTSGARRRRTRCRKCEACLRTECGECHFCKDMKKFGGPGRMKQSCIMRQCIAPVLPHTAVCLVCGEAGKEDTVEDEEEKFNLMLMECSICNEIVHPNCLKVKDSNGLVNDELPNCWECPKCNHAGKTGKQKRGPGFKYASNLPGSLLKEPRLNRDSKVEPDMPTVAPTTVTALTTTSAVKRKTEREVVPKRNDEEPPKKRPPLLTLEGLPRARLEDNPLRKKRKLFETNDEPILVKKKKKPPKPDDPFSLKLLRHIKTENDHGDEEEEQGDREDNGLSLGRMHLKGEHDYDDEVQKEDTEEEETVTKGRDKARVLLSPLLRVSSARESDHSSSNPPRAGPSSESGDVQERSSAQLKARHQRRRLPNKGGGKEFSQDMKLEDSMSNQRHPPESAENNSAAHHRRPSKSEDSVGNQNCIPLKAEDSANNQSCRVLKLEEGAINHVRQPLKTEDCLTSQNHSPVKAEPESEVDDQKPRWLLNNGGSDLGDWLRHRGREVNGTPQAYSPLGWNRNTPIKPMCSRPLPRRSPPKYIQMERHVIRPPPISPPPDRLPLSDGEAHVVWRETWMKVFSHLTHKDLCVCMRVCRTWNRWCCDKRLWTHISLKRCKSITPLMLSGIIRRQPVALDLSWTNISKKQLSWLINRLPGLRVLLLSGCSWVAVSALCTSSCPLLRTLDVQWVEGLKDAQMRDLLSPPTDNRPGQIDNRSKLRNVEDLRLAGLDVTDTSLRLIIHYMPLLSKLDLSYCNHVTDQSVNILTAAGTTTRDSLTDINLSVCNRVTDQSLTYFKRCGSICHIDLRYCKQVTKEGCEQFIAEMSVSVQFELLEDKLLQRIA; encoded by the exons ATGGACGTGAGCACTCAGAAAGGCTCTGAGATGAGCATGGCTCAGTTTGTCCGCTATTACGAGACGCCAGAGGAAGAGCGAGACAAACTCTTCAATGTCATCAGCCTGGAGTTCAGCCACACTAAGCTGGAGAACCTCATCAAGCGGCCAACAGTG ATGGATCAAGTCGACTGGGTGGACAACATGTGGCCTCCTGACCTGAAAAAAAGTCAAACAGAATCCACCAACATCATTTCAGAGATGAAGTATCCTAAAGTGCAGAG GTATTGTTTGATGAGCGTGAAAGGCTGCTACACAGATTTCCACATCGACTTTGGAGGAACTTCAGTTTGGTACCATGTGTTCAAAGGACAGAAA GTGTTCTGGCTGGTTCCTCCGACCACACTTAACCTCGCCCTGTATGAAGACTGGGTCCTTTCAGGCAAACAGAGTGACGTCTTCCTGGGAGACCGAGCTGATGGGTGCCAGAGAGTGGAGCTCAAACAAGGATACACCTTCTTCATCCCATCTG GTTGGATTCATGCCGTCTACACTCCTGCAGACACACTGGTGTTTGGAGGCAACATTCTCCACAGCTTCAACATTCCTATGCAGTTTACAATCCACGAGATAGAGAACAGGACTAAG GTTCATTCCAAATTTCGGTTTCCGTTTTACTACGAGATGTGCTGGTACGTCCTGGAGCGATACTTGCACTGCCTGACGAAACGCTCCTACTTCAATCAGGAGATCCAGAAAGAGTCTTTAG ATTATGAAGCAAGGGTGAAGACGGAGTGTCCCTCTCCTGACTCCAGAAGCCAGGACACAAACGAGGATTCATGGGGAGCTCAGATTAGGAATGAGCAGGGAGAAAAGGCTGAGCGAGTGTCCGAGGATGACTCGCCTGAAAACGTAAAGGGCCCGCTCCTCAAAGCTGTTTTGTGTGTGGACTCTGAGGACAGCTGTAATCCCAACTCAGTGTCTTTAGATTTCCCCAAAACCCCCCTGGACTCTCCAGCCTCTGAACTTCAGGGAAAATGGACTCACTTGACTCAGTATGAGCTGATGGGACTCAGGACGCTGGTGGAGAAGCTGGAGTCACTCCCTGAAAATAAGAAATGTGTTCCAGTGGGAATAGAGAACCCTCAAGGACTCCTGGAGGACATAAAG GCTGTCCTGAAGGACCATGCTGAAGACGACCCACAGTTAGCGATCACTGGAGTTCCTGTGGTGTTCTGGTCCAAGAAAACCATCGAG CCTCGGCCACCCAACCGGCCGAAACCCAAGATGGCAGCATTGCCAGCATCAGCGGTCAAGTTGTCGGCCAGCCGGGGAACATCTGGCGCCAGAAGGAGGAGGACCCGCTGTCGGAAGTGCGAGGCATGTCTGCGGACAGAGTGTGGAGAGTGCCACTTCTGTAAAGACATGAAGAAGTTCGGTGGGCCGGGGAGGATGAAACAGTCCTGCATCATGAGGCAGTGCATCGCA CCTGTTTTGCCCCACACCGCTGTGTGTCTCGTCTGTGGGGAGGCTGGAAAGGAGGACACggtggaggatgaggaggagaagTTTAACCTGATGCTCATGGAGTGCTCCATCTGTAATGAGATTGTTCATCCTAACTGTCTCAAG GTTAAAGATTCAAATGGATTAGTCAATGATGAGCTGCCAAACTGTTGGGAGTGCCCAAAATGTAACCACGCTGGGAAAACTGGGAAA CAAAAAAGGGGGCCAGGATTTAAGTACGCCTCCAACCTCCCCGGCTCCCTCCTTAAAGAACCGCGGCTGAACCGGGACTCGAAAGTGGAGCCGGACATGCCCACGGTGGCTCCCACAACCGTCACGGCTCTGACGACCACATCCGCTGTGAAAAGAAAGACAGAGCGGGAAGTCGTCCCTAAGAGGAACGATGAGGAACCTCCTAAGAAACGCCCACCTCTGCTGACCCTGGAGGGTCTACCACGAGCAAGACTCGAGGACAATCCGCTGCGGAAGAAGAGGAAACTGTTTGAGACCAACGATGAACCCATCCTGGTGAAAAAGAAG AAAAAACCTCCTAAACCAGACGATCCGTTCAGTTTGAAACTGTTGCGGCACATCAAGACAGAGAACGATCACGGcgatgaagaggaggagcaggGGGATCGGGAAGACAATGGTTTATCTTTGGGCAGGATGCATTTAAAGGGGGAACAcgattatgatgatgaagtgcaGAAAGAGGACACAGAGGAAGAAGAGACTGTGACAAAAGGGAGAGACAAAGCTAGAGTTCTCTTGAGTCCTCTGCTAAGGGTGTCTTCAGCCAGAGAAAGCGATCATTCATCCTCCAACCCTCCCAGAGCAGGACCAAGCAGCGAGTCAGGAGACGTCCAGGAGAGGAGCTCTGCGCAGCTTAAAGCTCGACATCAGCGCCGGCGCCTTCCCAACAAAGGAGGGGGCAAAGAATTCAGCCAGGACATGAAGTTAGAGGACTCGATGAGCAATCAGAGGCATCCTCCAGAGAGTGCAGAGAACAACTCCGCCGCTCATCATCGCAGGCCATCGAAAAGCGAAGACTCTGTGGGCAATCAGAACTGTATACCACTAAAAGCAGAAGACTCAGCTAATAATCAGAGCTGTAGGGTCCTGAAACTGGAGGAAGGTGCGATAAACCACGTCAGACAGCCTCTGAAAACCGAAGACTGCCTGACCAGCCAGAATCACAGTCCGGTCAAAGCCGAGCCTGAGAGCGAAGTGGACGACCAGAAGCCGAGGTGGCTTCTGAACAACGGCGGCAGTGATCTGGGTGACTGGCTGAGACACAGAGGGCGGGAGGTGAATGGGACGCCGCAGGCATACTCTCCACTCGGCTGGAACAGAAACACACCCATCAAACCGATGTGCTCCCGCCCTCTCCCTCGCAGATCACCACCAAAATACATCCAAATGGAGCGCCATGTGATCCGGCCTCCTCCCATTAGCCCCCCGCCCGACAGACTACCGCTGAGCGACGGTGAAGCACACGTGGTGTGGCGAGAGACATGGATGAAAGTGTTCAGCCACCTCACCCACAAagacctgtgtgtgtgcatgcgcgtgtgcaGGACATGGAACCGATG GTGCTGTGACAAAAGGCTTTGGACGCACATCAGTTTGAAACGGTGCAAGTCCATCACTCCTCTAATGCTGAGCGGCATCATCCGGAGGCAACCGGTTGCTCTGGACCTCAGCTGGACCAACATTTCTAAGAAACAACTCAGCTGGCTCATCAACAGACTTCCTG GTCTGCGTGTGTTGCTTCTGTCCGGGTGCTCTTGGGTGGCTGTCTCCGCGCTTTGCACCTCCAGCTGTCCTCTCCTACGAACGCTGGACGTTCAGTGGGTCGAAGGACTAAAAGACGCTCAGATGAGGGACTTGCTGTCGCCGCCTACAGATAACAGACCAG gTCAGATCGACAACAGAAGCAAGCTGCGTAACGTGGAGGACCTGCGTCTGGCGGGGTTGGACGTCACGGACACGTCTCTGCGCCTCATCATTCATTACATGCCTCTGTTGTCTAAGCTGGACCTGAGTTACTGTAACCACGTCACCGACCAGTCCGTCAACATCCTGACCGCAGCGGGGACGACCACCAGAGACTCACTGACTGATATCAACCTGTCAG TCTGTAACAGGGTCACAGACCAGTCGCTGACCTATTTCAAACGCTGCGGGAGCATCTGTCACATCGACCTGCGTTACTGCAAACAGGTGACCAAGGAGGGATGCGAGCAGTTCATCGCAGAGATGTCGGTCAGCGTTCAGTTCGAGCTCTTAGAAGACAAACTGCTGCAAAGAATCGCTTAG